A genome region from Anolis carolinensis isolate JA03-04 chromosome 6, rAnoCar3.1.pri, whole genome shotgun sequence includes the following:
- the rab2b gene encoding ras-related protein Rab-2B, protein MAYAYLFKYIVIGDSGVGKSCLLLQFTDKRFLSSHNLTVGVEFGSRMITINDKKIKLQIWDTAGQESFRSIARSYYRGAAGALLVYDITKRDTFNHLHTWLEDARKNSSSHIVIVLVGNKSDLEDQRVVQREEGEAFAREHGMVFLETSARTATNVEEAFICIAKGIYRKILRGQFDLNSEGSGVKIGPQPLSIRPSGSTIRSGSQGSGDRLGCC, encoded by the exons GTGTTGGGAAATCATGCCTTTTGTTGCAGTTCACAGATAAACGGTTCCTATCTTCCCATAACTTGACAGTTG GTGTGGAATTTGGATCGCGTATGATCACCATAAATGACAAAAAGATTAAGCTGCAGATTTGGGACACG GCTGGACAGGAATCGTTCCGTTCCATCGCCCGCTCATACTACAGAGGAGCAGCTGGAGCACTGCTGGTCTATGACATTACCAA acGGGACACTTTTAACCACTTACACACCTGGCTGGAGGATGCCCGAAAAAATTCCAGTTCTCATATAGTGATTGTGCTGGTTGGCAATAAAAG TGATCTGGAGGACCAGCGTGTTGTTCAGAGGGAAGAAGGTGAAGCTTTTGCTCGGGAACACGGAATGGTTTTCTTGGAGACCTCAGCAAGAACAGCAACCAATGTGGAAGAG GCCTTTATCTGCATTGCAAAAGGCATCTACAGAAAGATCTTGCGGGGCCAGTTTGATCTTAACAGTGAG GGAAGCGGTGTCAAGATCGGACCGCAGCCACTCTCCATCAGACCGAGTGGATCCACCATCCGCTCGGGGTCTCAAGGCTCTGGAGACCGACTGGGATGCTGCTGA